The proteins below come from a single Thunnus thynnus chromosome 10, fThuThy2.1, whole genome shotgun sequence genomic window:
- the map7d1a gene encoding MAP7 domain-containing protein 1a isoform X1, whose protein sequence is MNKRIESEGIAAEMEENTLPAAKSPHSQLIKNPTRPDPEGESSPPKTDNTQRMESPAKKDTNRRLTTPTKPDVIPRSPGSPASPVPKSKRDIMRSEERQQLAKERREEKAKYLEELSKLQAAKKTQWLEKEEKARQLREQQLEERRRKLEEQRIKAEKRRAALEERQKQKLEKNKERYEAAIHRSTKKTWAEIRQQRWSWAGGLSQNSSQKESRCSVSTVNLPKHVDSVINKRLSKSSATLWNSPSRTRNLALSPWESSIVDRLMTPTLSFLARSRSAASVLSNGKDGHSPLCPRSASASPLTLCAHQPHHRCSDRWRVTSSTPDITQRQHRRSSTPMDKNKKEKKDKERENEKEKSAITKEKVLKKRQSLPSMRHRPDPSPSPLSRQRPSSPATPKGRTASPSSAASPKRTPTRGSPSTPKGRPKRARTPARIEHRTSSPVPLERVKEPRRPSTPENRKSSPVVSIVSSTASTPHASSTPATTTATSSSPEPVHSAPSVQAATPAPSPSAKPMAGTNDPEEAARILAEKRRQAREQREREEQERREQEEKERILREERIAREAEERRLREEEARAMAEEQRKRDEAQRLQEEKEAEEKAKAEQEENLRLQKQKEEAEAKAREEAEKQRLEREKHFQKEEQERLERKRRLEEIMKRTRKTDGGDKKETKSFPLAQVHNKEAESSKGSADYQPRPEVNLPNNKTENGQTNVRESSSVVINGVQPTRQENGLSTKGDTAHFEDLIHLANHGNTTNGARDKSETSMSTEPILTFESEESFIKKAGPMKPQHVAEVL, encoded by the exons CTCCCCACTCACAACTGATCAAAAACCCCACAAGGCCTGATCCGGAGGGGGAGAGCAGCCCCCCGAAGACAGACAACACCCAGAGAATGGAGTCTCCAGCTAAGAAAGATACGAACCGGAGATTGACCACCCCCACAAAACCTGATGTCATTCCTCGATCACCTGGATCACCGGCATCCCCTGTCCCTAAGTCGAAAAGAG ACATCATGAGGTCAGAGGAGAGGCAGCAGCTTGCCAAGGAGCGGAGAGAGGAGAAGGCCAAATATCTGG AAGAGCTCAGCAAGTTACAAG CTGCTAAAAAGACCCAGTGgctggagaaggaggagaaggcaCGGCAGCTGAgggagcagcagctggaggagcgCCGCAGGAAGCTGGAGGAACAACGGATCAAGGCGGAAAAACGGCGAGCTGCcctggaggagagacagaaacagaaactggAGAAGAACAAA GAACGCTATGAAGCAGCCATCCATCGGTCAACCAAGAAGACCTGGGCAGAAATCCGGCAGCAAAGATGGTCCTGGGCCGGGGGCCTCAGCCAGAACTCTAGCCAGAAAGAGA GCAGATGCTCTGTGTCAACGGTCAACCTGCCCAAACACGTGGACTCTGTTATAAACAAGCGACTCTCCAAGTCCTCCGCCACGCTCTGGAACTCCCCCAGCAGAA CCCGTAACCTTGCACTGAGTCCATGGGAGAGCAGTATAGTGGACCGGCTGATGACGCCGACCTTGTCTTTCCTTGCTCGGAGCCGCAGTGCTGCCAGTGTCCTCAGCAATGGCAAAGATGGTC ACTCCCCTCTCTGTCCACGTTCGGCCTCTGCCAGTCCCCTGACCCTGTGTGCCCACCAGCCCCACCACCGCTGCTCCGACCGCTGGAGGGTGACGTCCAGCACACCAGACATCACCCAGCGCCAACACAGACGGAGCTCCACACCT ATggataaaaacaagaaagaaaagaaagacaaggaacgggagaatgaaaaagagaaaagtgcaATCACTAAAGAGAAGGTGCTGAAGAAGAGACAGTCTCTTCCCAGTATGAGACACAGACCGGATCCAAG TCCTAGTCCTTTATCAAGACAACGGCCGTCGTCTCCAGCCACACCTAAGGGCAGAACTGCCTCCCCCAGCTCTGCTGCTTCCCCAAAGCGCACACCCACTCGTGGCAGCCCGTCGACCCCTAAAGGCCGGCCCAAAAGAGCCAGGACCCCTGCCAGGATAGAACATCGCACCTCCTCCCCTGTCCCCCTCGAGAGAGTGAAGGAGCCTCGCAGGCCCTCCACCCCCGAGAACAGAAAGA gCTCTCCTGTGGTTTCAATAGTATCCTCAACTGCTTCCACACCCCATGCGTCAAGCACGCCAGCCACAACCACTGCCACTTCCTCCTCACCTGAGCCGGTTCACTCAGCTCCTTCGGTCCAAGCAGCGACACCTGCACCCTCTCCGTCAGCCAAGCCCATGGCAGGCACCAACGATCCAGAGGAGGCGGCTCGCATCCTGGCTGAAAAACGGCGGCAGGCCCGTgaacagagggagagggaggagcaGGAGCGCCGTGaacaggaggagaaggagag GATCCTGAGAGAGGAGCGAATAGCgagggaggcagaggagagacgCCTCAGGGAGGAGGAGGCCCGCGCCATGGCCGAAGAGCAGCGGAAGAGGGACGAAGCCCAGCGCCtgcaggaggagaaggaggctgAGGAGAAAGCCAAAGCTGAGCAGGAGGAGAACCTTCGCCTGCAAAAACAG AAAGAAGAGGCTGAGGCTAAAGCTCGAGAGGAGGCGGAGAAGCAGCGCCTGGAGAGGGAGAAACACTTCCagaaggaggagcaggagaggcTGGAGAGGAAAAGG CGTCTGGAGGAGATCATGAAGAGGACACGCAAGACAGATGGAGGCGACAAG aaagagacaaagtcCTTCCCACTTGCACAAGTCCACAACAAAGAGGCAGAGAGCAGCAAAG GATCTGCTGACTACCAGCCAAGGCCTGAGGTCAACCTGCCCAATAACAAGACAGAAAATGGACAAACCAATGTCAGAGAGAG CTCCTCAGTTGTGATTAATGGGGTCCAGCCCACCAGACAAGAAAATGGTCTGTCCACTAAAGGAGACACTGCCCACTTTGAAGACCTCATACACCTCGCCAACCATGGCAACACCACCAATGGTGCACGGGACAAGTCTGAGACCAGCATGTCCACCGAGCCGATCCTCACTTTCGAAAGCGaggagtcattcataaaaaaagcAGGCCCCATGAAGCCTCAGCATGTTGCAG AGGTCCTGTGA
- the map7d1a gene encoding MAP7 domain-containing protein 1a isoform X2 has product MNKRIESEGIAAEMEENTLPAAKSPHSQLIKNPTRPDPEGESSPPKTDNTQRMESPAKKDTNRRLTTPTKPDVIPRSPGSPASPVPKSKRDIMRSEERQQLAKERREEKAKYLAAKKTQWLEKEEKARQLREQQLEERRRKLEEQRIKAEKRRAALEERQKQKLEKNKERYEAAIHRSTKKTWAEIRQQRWSWAGGLSQNSSQKESRCSVSTVNLPKHVDSVINKRLSKSSATLWNSPSRTRNLALSPWESSIVDRLMTPTLSFLARSRSAASVLSNGKDGHSPLCPRSASASPLTLCAHQPHHRCSDRWRVTSSTPDITQRQHRRSSTPMDKNKKEKKDKERENEKEKSAITKEKVLKKRQSLPSMRHRPDPSPSPLSRQRPSSPATPKGRTASPSSAASPKRTPTRGSPSTPKGRPKRARTPARIEHRTSSPVPLERVKEPRRPSTPENRKSSPVVSIVSSTASTPHASSTPATTTATSSSPEPVHSAPSVQAATPAPSPSAKPMAGTNDPEEAARILAEKRRQAREQREREEQERREQEEKERILREERIAREAEERRLREEEARAMAEEQRKRDEAQRLQEEKEAEEKAKAEQEENLRLQKQKEEAEAKAREEAEKQRLEREKHFQKEEQERLERKRRLEEIMKRTRKTDGGDKKETKSFPLAQVHNKEAESSKGSADYQPRPEVNLPNNKTENGQTNVRESSSVVINGVQPTRQENGLSTKGDTAHFEDLIHLANHGNTTNGARDKSETSMSTEPILTFESEESFIKKAGPMKPQHVAEVL; this is encoded by the exons CTCCCCACTCACAACTGATCAAAAACCCCACAAGGCCTGATCCGGAGGGGGAGAGCAGCCCCCCGAAGACAGACAACACCCAGAGAATGGAGTCTCCAGCTAAGAAAGATACGAACCGGAGATTGACCACCCCCACAAAACCTGATGTCATTCCTCGATCACCTGGATCACCGGCATCCCCTGTCCCTAAGTCGAAAAGAG ACATCATGAGGTCAGAGGAGAGGCAGCAGCTTGCCAAGGAGCGGAGAGAGGAGAAGGCCAAATATCTGG CTGCTAAAAAGACCCAGTGgctggagaaggaggagaaggcaCGGCAGCTGAgggagcagcagctggaggagcgCCGCAGGAAGCTGGAGGAACAACGGATCAAGGCGGAAAAACGGCGAGCTGCcctggaggagagacagaaacagaaactggAGAAGAACAAA GAACGCTATGAAGCAGCCATCCATCGGTCAACCAAGAAGACCTGGGCAGAAATCCGGCAGCAAAGATGGTCCTGGGCCGGGGGCCTCAGCCAGAACTCTAGCCAGAAAGAGA GCAGATGCTCTGTGTCAACGGTCAACCTGCCCAAACACGTGGACTCTGTTATAAACAAGCGACTCTCCAAGTCCTCCGCCACGCTCTGGAACTCCCCCAGCAGAA CCCGTAACCTTGCACTGAGTCCATGGGAGAGCAGTATAGTGGACCGGCTGATGACGCCGACCTTGTCTTTCCTTGCTCGGAGCCGCAGTGCTGCCAGTGTCCTCAGCAATGGCAAAGATGGTC ACTCCCCTCTCTGTCCACGTTCGGCCTCTGCCAGTCCCCTGACCCTGTGTGCCCACCAGCCCCACCACCGCTGCTCCGACCGCTGGAGGGTGACGTCCAGCACACCAGACATCACCCAGCGCCAACACAGACGGAGCTCCACACCT ATggataaaaacaagaaagaaaagaaagacaaggaacgggagaatgaaaaagagaaaagtgcaATCACTAAAGAGAAGGTGCTGAAGAAGAGACAGTCTCTTCCCAGTATGAGACACAGACCGGATCCAAG TCCTAGTCCTTTATCAAGACAACGGCCGTCGTCTCCAGCCACACCTAAGGGCAGAACTGCCTCCCCCAGCTCTGCTGCTTCCCCAAAGCGCACACCCACTCGTGGCAGCCCGTCGACCCCTAAAGGCCGGCCCAAAAGAGCCAGGACCCCTGCCAGGATAGAACATCGCACCTCCTCCCCTGTCCCCCTCGAGAGAGTGAAGGAGCCTCGCAGGCCCTCCACCCCCGAGAACAGAAAGA gCTCTCCTGTGGTTTCAATAGTATCCTCAACTGCTTCCACACCCCATGCGTCAAGCACGCCAGCCACAACCACTGCCACTTCCTCCTCACCTGAGCCGGTTCACTCAGCTCCTTCGGTCCAAGCAGCGACACCTGCACCCTCTCCGTCAGCCAAGCCCATGGCAGGCACCAACGATCCAGAGGAGGCGGCTCGCATCCTGGCTGAAAAACGGCGGCAGGCCCGTgaacagagggagagggaggagcaGGAGCGCCGTGaacaggaggagaaggagag GATCCTGAGAGAGGAGCGAATAGCgagggaggcagaggagagacgCCTCAGGGAGGAGGAGGCCCGCGCCATGGCCGAAGAGCAGCGGAAGAGGGACGAAGCCCAGCGCCtgcaggaggagaaggaggctgAGGAGAAAGCCAAAGCTGAGCAGGAGGAGAACCTTCGCCTGCAAAAACAG AAAGAAGAGGCTGAGGCTAAAGCTCGAGAGGAGGCGGAGAAGCAGCGCCTGGAGAGGGAGAAACACTTCCagaaggaggagcaggagaggcTGGAGAGGAAAAGG CGTCTGGAGGAGATCATGAAGAGGACACGCAAGACAGATGGAGGCGACAAG aaagagacaaagtcCTTCCCACTTGCACAAGTCCACAACAAAGAGGCAGAGAGCAGCAAAG GATCTGCTGACTACCAGCCAAGGCCTGAGGTCAACCTGCCCAATAACAAGACAGAAAATGGACAAACCAATGTCAGAGAGAG CTCCTCAGTTGTGATTAATGGGGTCCAGCCCACCAGACAAGAAAATGGTCTGTCCACTAAAGGAGACACTGCCCACTTTGAAGACCTCATACACCTCGCCAACCATGGCAACACCACCAATGGTGCACGGGACAAGTCTGAGACCAGCATGTCCACCGAGCCGATCCTCACTTTCGAAAGCGaggagtcattcataaaaaaagcAGGCCCCATGAAGCCTCAGCATGTTGCAG AGGTCCTGTGA
- the map7d1a gene encoding MAP7 domain-containing protein 1a isoform X4 — protein sequence MNKRIESEGIAAEMEENTLPAAKSPHSQLIKNPTRPDPEGESSPPKTDNTQRMESPAKKDTNRRLTTPTKPDVIPRSPGSPASPVPKSKRDIMRSEERQQLAKERREEKAKYLAAKKTQWLEKEEKARQLREQQLEERRRKLEEQRIKAEKRRAALEERQKQKLEKNKERYEAAIHRSTKKTWAEIRQQRWSWAGGLSQNSSQKETRNLALSPWESSIVDRLMTPTLSFLARSRSAASVLSNGKDGHSPLCPRSASASPLTLCAHQPHHRCSDRWRVTSSTPDITQRQHRRSSTPMDKNKKEKKDKERENEKEKSAITKEKVLKKRQSLPSMRHRPDPSPSPLSRQRPSSPATPKGRTASPSSAASPKRTPTRGSPSTPKGRPKRARTPARIEHRTSSPVPLERVKEPRRPSTPENRKSSPVVSIVSSTASTPHASSTPATTTATSSSPEPVHSAPSVQAATPAPSPSAKPMAGTNDPEEAARILAEKRRQAREQREREEQERREQEEKERILREERIAREAEERRLREEEARAMAEEQRKRDEAQRLQEEKEAEEKAKAEQEENLRLQKQKEEAEAKAREEAEKQRLEREKHFQKEEQERLERKRRLEEIMKRTRKTDGGDKKETKSFPLAQVHNKEAESSKGSADYQPRPEVNLPNNKTENGQTNVRESSSVVINGVQPTRQENGLSTKGDTAHFEDLIHLANHGNTTNGARDKSETSMSTEPILTFESEESFIKKAGPMKPQHVAEVL from the exons CTCCCCACTCACAACTGATCAAAAACCCCACAAGGCCTGATCCGGAGGGGGAGAGCAGCCCCCCGAAGACAGACAACACCCAGAGAATGGAGTCTCCAGCTAAGAAAGATACGAACCGGAGATTGACCACCCCCACAAAACCTGATGTCATTCCTCGATCACCTGGATCACCGGCATCCCCTGTCCCTAAGTCGAAAAGAG ACATCATGAGGTCAGAGGAGAGGCAGCAGCTTGCCAAGGAGCGGAGAGAGGAGAAGGCCAAATATCTGG CTGCTAAAAAGACCCAGTGgctggagaaggaggagaaggcaCGGCAGCTGAgggagcagcagctggaggagcgCCGCAGGAAGCTGGAGGAACAACGGATCAAGGCGGAAAAACGGCGAGCTGCcctggaggagagacagaaacagaaactggAGAAGAACAAA GAACGCTATGAAGCAGCCATCCATCGGTCAACCAAGAAGACCTGGGCAGAAATCCGGCAGCAAAGATGGTCCTGGGCCGGGGGCCTCAGCCAGAACTCTAGCCAGAAAGAGA CCCGTAACCTTGCACTGAGTCCATGGGAGAGCAGTATAGTGGACCGGCTGATGACGCCGACCTTGTCTTTCCTTGCTCGGAGCCGCAGTGCTGCCAGTGTCCTCAGCAATGGCAAAGATGGTC ACTCCCCTCTCTGTCCACGTTCGGCCTCTGCCAGTCCCCTGACCCTGTGTGCCCACCAGCCCCACCACCGCTGCTCCGACCGCTGGAGGGTGACGTCCAGCACACCAGACATCACCCAGCGCCAACACAGACGGAGCTCCACACCT ATggataaaaacaagaaagaaaagaaagacaaggaacgggagaatgaaaaagagaaaagtgcaATCACTAAAGAGAAGGTGCTGAAGAAGAGACAGTCTCTTCCCAGTATGAGACACAGACCGGATCCAAG TCCTAGTCCTTTATCAAGACAACGGCCGTCGTCTCCAGCCACACCTAAGGGCAGAACTGCCTCCCCCAGCTCTGCTGCTTCCCCAAAGCGCACACCCACTCGTGGCAGCCCGTCGACCCCTAAAGGCCGGCCCAAAAGAGCCAGGACCCCTGCCAGGATAGAACATCGCACCTCCTCCCCTGTCCCCCTCGAGAGAGTGAAGGAGCCTCGCAGGCCCTCCACCCCCGAGAACAGAAAGA gCTCTCCTGTGGTTTCAATAGTATCCTCAACTGCTTCCACACCCCATGCGTCAAGCACGCCAGCCACAACCACTGCCACTTCCTCCTCACCTGAGCCGGTTCACTCAGCTCCTTCGGTCCAAGCAGCGACACCTGCACCCTCTCCGTCAGCCAAGCCCATGGCAGGCACCAACGATCCAGAGGAGGCGGCTCGCATCCTGGCTGAAAAACGGCGGCAGGCCCGTgaacagagggagagggaggagcaGGAGCGCCGTGaacaggaggagaaggagag GATCCTGAGAGAGGAGCGAATAGCgagggaggcagaggagagacgCCTCAGGGAGGAGGAGGCCCGCGCCATGGCCGAAGAGCAGCGGAAGAGGGACGAAGCCCAGCGCCtgcaggaggagaaggaggctgAGGAGAAAGCCAAAGCTGAGCAGGAGGAGAACCTTCGCCTGCAAAAACAG AAAGAAGAGGCTGAGGCTAAAGCTCGAGAGGAGGCGGAGAAGCAGCGCCTGGAGAGGGAGAAACACTTCCagaaggaggagcaggagaggcTGGAGAGGAAAAGG CGTCTGGAGGAGATCATGAAGAGGACACGCAAGACAGATGGAGGCGACAAG aaagagacaaagtcCTTCCCACTTGCACAAGTCCACAACAAAGAGGCAGAGAGCAGCAAAG GATCTGCTGACTACCAGCCAAGGCCTGAGGTCAACCTGCCCAATAACAAGACAGAAAATGGACAAACCAATGTCAGAGAGAG CTCCTCAGTTGTGATTAATGGGGTCCAGCCCACCAGACAAGAAAATGGTCTGTCCACTAAAGGAGACACTGCCCACTTTGAAGACCTCATACACCTCGCCAACCATGGCAACACCACCAATGGTGCACGGGACAAGTCTGAGACCAGCATGTCCACCGAGCCGATCCTCACTTTCGAAAGCGaggagtcattcataaaaaaagcAGGCCCCATGAAGCCTCAGCATGTTGCAG AGGTCCTGTGA
- the map7d1a gene encoding MAP7 domain-containing protein 1a isoform X3 — MNKRIESEGIAAEMEENTLPAAKSPHSQLIKNPTRPDPEGESSPPKTDNTQRMESPAKKDTNRRLTTPTKPDVIPRSPGSPASPVPKSKRDIMRSEERQQLAKERREEKAKYLEELSKLQAAKKTQWLEKEEKARQLREQQLEERRRKLEEQRIKAEKRRAALEERQKQKLEKNKERYEAAIHRSTKKTWAEIRQQRWSWAGGLSQNSSQKETRNLALSPWESSIVDRLMTPTLSFLARSRSAASVLSNGKDGHSPLCPRSASASPLTLCAHQPHHRCSDRWRVTSSTPDITQRQHRRSSTPMDKNKKEKKDKERENEKEKSAITKEKVLKKRQSLPSMRHRPDPSPSPLSRQRPSSPATPKGRTASPSSAASPKRTPTRGSPSTPKGRPKRARTPARIEHRTSSPVPLERVKEPRRPSTPENRKSSPVVSIVSSTASTPHASSTPATTTATSSSPEPVHSAPSVQAATPAPSPSAKPMAGTNDPEEAARILAEKRRQAREQREREEQERREQEEKERILREERIAREAEERRLREEEARAMAEEQRKRDEAQRLQEEKEAEEKAKAEQEENLRLQKQKEEAEAKAREEAEKQRLEREKHFQKEEQERLERKRRLEEIMKRTRKTDGGDKKETKSFPLAQVHNKEAESSKGSADYQPRPEVNLPNNKTENGQTNVRESSSVVINGVQPTRQENGLSTKGDTAHFEDLIHLANHGNTTNGARDKSETSMSTEPILTFESEESFIKKAGPMKPQHVAEVL; from the exons CTCCCCACTCACAACTGATCAAAAACCCCACAAGGCCTGATCCGGAGGGGGAGAGCAGCCCCCCGAAGACAGACAACACCCAGAGAATGGAGTCTCCAGCTAAGAAAGATACGAACCGGAGATTGACCACCCCCACAAAACCTGATGTCATTCCTCGATCACCTGGATCACCGGCATCCCCTGTCCCTAAGTCGAAAAGAG ACATCATGAGGTCAGAGGAGAGGCAGCAGCTTGCCAAGGAGCGGAGAGAGGAGAAGGCCAAATATCTGG AAGAGCTCAGCAAGTTACAAG CTGCTAAAAAGACCCAGTGgctggagaaggaggagaaggcaCGGCAGCTGAgggagcagcagctggaggagcgCCGCAGGAAGCTGGAGGAACAACGGATCAAGGCGGAAAAACGGCGAGCTGCcctggaggagagacagaaacagaaactggAGAAGAACAAA GAACGCTATGAAGCAGCCATCCATCGGTCAACCAAGAAGACCTGGGCAGAAATCCGGCAGCAAAGATGGTCCTGGGCCGGGGGCCTCAGCCAGAACTCTAGCCAGAAAGAGA CCCGTAACCTTGCACTGAGTCCATGGGAGAGCAGTATAGTGGACCGGCTGATGACGCCGACCTTGTCTTTCCTTGCTCGGAGCCGCAGTGCTGCCAGTGTCCTCAGCAATGGCAAAGATGGTC ACTCCCCTCTCTGTCCACGTTCGGCCTCTGCCAGTCCCCTGACCCTGTGTGCCCACCAGCCCCACCACCGCTGCTCCGACCGCTGGAGGGTGACGTCCAGCACACCAGACATCACCCAGCGCCAACACAGACGGAGCTCCACACCT ATggataaaaacaagaaagaaaagaaagacaaggaacgggagaatgaaaaagagaaaagtgcaATCACTAAAGAGAAGGTGCTGAAGAAGAGACAGTCTCTTCCCAGTATGAGACACAGACCGGATCCAAG TCCTAGTCCTTTATCAAGACAACGGCCGTCGTCTCCAGCCACACCTAAGGGCAGAACTGCCTCCCCCAGCTCTGCTGCTTCCCCAAAGCGCACACCCACTCGTGGCAGCCCGTCGACCCCTAAAGGCCGGCCCAAAAGAGCCAGGACCCCTGCCAGGATAGAACATCGCACCTCCTCCCCTGTCCCCCTCGAGAGAGTGAAGGAGCCTCGCAGGCCCTCCACCCCCGAGAACAGAAAGA gCTCTCCTGTGGTTTCAATAGTATCCTCAACTGCTTCCACACCCCATGCGTCAAGCACGCCAGCCACAACCACTGCCACTTCCTCCTCACCTGAGCCGGTTCACTCAGCTCCTTCGGTCCAAGCAGCGACACCTGCACCCTCTCCGTCAGCCAAGCCCATGGCAGGCACCAACGATCCAGAGGAGGCGGCTCGCATCCTGGCTGAAAAACGGCGGCAGGCCCGTgaacagagggagagggaggagcaGGAGCGCCGTGaacaggaggagaaggagag GATCCTGAGAGAGGAGCGAATAGCgagggaggcagaggagagacgCCTCAGGGAGGAGGAGGCCCGCGCCATGGCCGAAGAGCAGCGGAAGAGGGACGAAGCCCAGCGCCtgcaggaggagaaggaggctgAGGAGAAAGCCAAAGCTGAGCAGGAGGAGAACCTTCGCCTGCAAAAACAG AAAGAAGAGGCTGAGGCTAAAGCTCGAGAGGAGGCGGAGAAGCAGCGCCTGGAGAGGGAGAAACACTTCCagaaggaggagcaggagaggcTGGAGAGGAAAAGG CGTCTGGAGGAGATCATGAAGAGGACACGCAAGACAGATGGAGGCGACAAG aaagagacaaagtcCTTCCCACTTGCACAAGTCCACAACAAAGAGGCAGAGAGCAGCAAAG GATCTGCTGACTACCAGCCAAGGCCTGAGGTCAACCTGCCCAATAACAAGACAGAAAATGGACAAACCAATGTCAGAGAGAG CTCCTCAGTTGTGATTAATGGGGTCCAGCCCACCAGACAAGAAAATGGTCTGTCCACTAAAGGAGACACTGCCCACTTTGAAGACCTCATACACCTCGCCAACCATGGCAACACCACCAATGGTGCACGGGACAAGTCTGAGACCAGCATGTCCACCGAGCCGATCCTCACTTTCGAAAGCGaggagtcattcataaaaaaagcAGGCCCCATGAAGCCTCAGCATGTTGCAG AGGTCCTGTGA